The sequence GCCGGATTTAGATTGTTTACCGGAAAAGCCGGATGCATACGGTGTCACTATGGGCCGTTTTTTACCGATAATGGCTTTCATGCACTGGGTGTGCCGGAACTGCATTTAACCGGAGATGACAAAAAGCTCAATGCATCTGCAAGGCACTACTTTGCCTATGGAGCAGGCATAAAAAACTACAATGCTATAAACAGGGATATGGGAAGATATTTTATTACCCATAAAAAATCCGATATGGACAAATTCGGAACACCGAGCCTGATAGATGTGGTTGGTCCTTATTACATGCATAACGGCTCAATAGAGGGATTATTGAATGTAATTAAATTCTTCAATGAAGGCGGCGGCACAGACGTACCAAACAAATCGAAGATGCTTCATCCCCTGCACTTAACTTCAACAGAGGAAAAAGAATTGGTTGCTTTTTTGAGATCACTCAACGGCCCAGCGTTCGTCATTAGCCAGCCTGAACTCCCTCCATACTCTGCCACCGATGTAAGCGAAGAAACAATGTCTGCTATTTCAGGTTCGCCCGTTTCCATTGGGATGGAACTAATTAAATCGCAGGACTGCCTTGCATGCCATTCCATAAACGGAGTAGGAGGCAAAATGTCGGTAGATTTAAGCAACAAGGGGATAAGGGAGCATAGCATAAGCTGGCTTGAAACGCAGATTGCCACTCCTGAAAAGCATTTTAAACCTGGCGATCACGAAGTCCTTTTGGGAAA comes from Deltaproteobacteria bacterium and encodes:
- a CDS encoding c-type cytochrome, which encodes MLFFDPRLSGNGSMSCSTCHIPAAGFVSPTRLSLSFPSTMHWRAVDSVIDAAYLKYLFWDGRAGSLEQQALGPIGAPFEMNMHLHYLTARLYEIPQYRKMFNEVFHTGLITPDMVAKAIASFERTIVVTQTPFYSYVDGDKNALSKQQLAGFRLFTGKAGCIRCHYGPFFTDNGFHALGVPELHLTGDDKKLNASARHYFAYGAGIKNYNAINRDMGRYFITHKKSDMDKFGTPSLIDVVGPYYMHNGSIEGLLNVIKFFNEGGGTDVPNKSKMLHPLHLTSTEEKELVAFLRSLNGPAFVISQPELPPYSATDVSEETMSAISGSPVSIGMELIKSQDCLACHSINGVGGKMSVDLSNKGIREHSISWLETQIATPEKHFKPGDHEVLLGKLVYNVMPDHKLLTKEQLRYIAVYLKSLK